Genomic segment of Syntrophales bacterium:
AACTGCTGATGGCTTATCCCTTCTTTTCCTTTACCAGAGCGACAGCAAATGCGGCAACCCCCTCACCGCGGCCAATAAAGCCCATCCCTTCATTCGTGGTGGCCTTTATATTTACCATGTTTACCGGTATGTTGAGCACAGTGGCAATGTTCACGGTCATTTCATGGATATATTCTCTCAACTTCGGTTTCTCCAGAACTACCGTTGAATCAATATTGTTCACATAAAAACCTTTTTTATCCGCGATATTCTGAACCTCCATGAGAAGTTTAAGGCTGGATACGCCTTTATATGCAGGATCTTTATCGGGGAAATGTCTTCCTATATCTCCCTCAGCTATCGAACCGAGTATCGCATCACATATAGCATGCAAGAGAACATCTGCGTCAGAATGACCAAGGAGCCCTTCCTCATGCGGTATCTCCGTGCCACCGAGAACAAGGTTTCTACCTTCAACAAACCTGTGACTGTCATATCCAAAACCAACTCTCATAGATCATTCCTTGTATTTGAGTTCCGAGTTCAGAGTTCCGGGTTGGAAACTTTGAACTCTGAACTTTTAACTCTGAACTCTCTTTATTATTTCTTCCCCTACGACAAGATCCTCCGGAGTCGTGATCTTTATATTATCATAAGACCCCATTATCATTCTGACATTAATGCCGATACGTTCTACAAGTGAGGCATCATCCGTCCCATAAAAATTATCATCATAGGCCTTTTCGTAGGCCTTTTTAATAATCTCCCTCCTGAAGGTTTGCGGGGTCTGAGCCGACCACAGGCTTTTTCTGTCAACCGTCCTTTCAATGAATCCGTCACCGTCAACGGATTTGACTGTATCCGTAACGGGAACACCGAGTGCCACCGCACTATGCTCCAGCGCCGCGGTAACAGAAACGCTTATCAACTCCTCCGAAACAAACGGCCTGACACCATCATGAATTACGACAATATCAGTATTATCATCGACTGTATCAAGACCCCTCTTAACGGAATCCTGCCTTTCCTTTCCCCCTGCCAGGACACTTCCCACCTTTGAGAGGTCGTATTTCTCAACGATCTCCCTCTTGGAATATTCCACATAATCCTCAGGAACCACCAATATTACATCATCAATAATCGATGCTCGTTCAAATTTACTCAAAGTATGGACTAATACCGGGACGTCATCAAGCACCAAATATTGCTTGGAGAGATCATGCCCCATCCTTCTTCCCAACCCACCGGCAGGTATAATCGCAACGGTCTTCATTGATACACCTTACACACAAAAGTTCTGCACAACTACCAAAAGCTGCATGGAGTTTTAAAAATATTATTCTGAGAGCAAAACAGTCTTTTGCCTAAAGCAGCAAAGCCGCAACCCCAAAAGTGCCTAAAGTTTGAAGTGCCTAAAGTGAGCTAAAGTTAATGTACACGCCTTCGGCGCGGTCAAATTCGAAACAGGCTGCGCTGAAAGCGCATTTTTTAACTTTAGGCACTTTAGCTCACTTTAGTTCACTTTACACTCTTAACTAAATCTTGCTGCTTGAACTGGTACCAACATCTGCGCAAAAAACGCAGTTGTTGAGAATAAAGACTCTAATCTCCTGTTCATGCTAAAATTAATAGCCGATTACTAACACCTCAATATAAAAGGCCCGGGGCTCTCAGAGCATCCCGGGCCCTAACTCAGATTTTGCAGTAGCCTCATGTTGCGACTTGAAATCCTTGCTGTACCGCTGCTTGCTTCATCCTGAACTTGTTTCAATGTATTGTGAATTTCTGAAATGAACTCAGACTAACAAAACTACACTCCTAAGTGAAGCTCCCCGCCCACAGGGCGGGGCTTCCCGGTAAGGAATATGTTTGTTTTATATTGCGCCCCTTACCCCGCCTACAAGGCGGGGCTTGCGGGTGCGCTCCCGGTCACACAATCACTTCAACTGATCGATTCGCGGGGGCACTCTTCGTCCCACCTCAGTGACGAGAATTCGCCCTGTACACTTTCTTTTCAGGAACAACTTCCTTAAGTTCAGAAAATATCATTCTGCCTGCCGTTGTCTGAAGTACGCTCGTTACCAATGCCTCAACATTCTCACCCAAATATTTATTAGCATGATCAACAACAACCATTGTACCATCATCAAGATAGGCAACTCCTTGCCCTGGTTCCTTCCCTTCCTTAATGATCTTAACCGACACAACTTCACCGGGCAACACAACGGGTTTCAATGCATTGGCAAGTTCATTCACATTCAAAATTTTGATACCCTGTAATTCGGCAACTTTGTTAAGGTTAAAATCGTTCGTTATAAGCTTACCATTCATCTTCTTTGCCAGGGCAACAAGCTTTGAATCAACTTCCTTTATTTTTGGAAAATCCTGATCCACAACTTCAATGTTAATATTGACGCTTTTTTGCATCCGGTTCAAGACATCCAGTCCCCTTCTGCCACGTGAACGCTTCATCGAATCAGAAGAATCCGCAATGTGCTGCAACTCATCCAGTATAAACTGAGGGACGATTAAATCGCCTTCTATAAAACCCGTGTCGCAGATATCAGCTACCCTGCCATCAATGATAACACTCGTATCAAGGATCCTGTAATCATTGCTACTCTTTAACCCCTTCTTAAAGGACCCGAACACCGTAAAACTGATTTCCTCACTCTTTTTCGATCCAATCACCAGGCCAAGATATCCAAGAATACAGGTCAACGCGACATATATCCACGTTACAATTTCCTGTTCCTGATTAGCCCAAAATCTCAAACTATAGGCAATGAGGGAAGCAATCGAAAGACCAATGATCGTCCCAACAACACCACCAGCTATACTTCTGATTGATACCTTCCTTATCACCTGCTCTATTTGTATAACAATTATAGAAACTAAAAATCCAAATAATAAACCTATCAATGATTGCGGAAACCCGTAATGCCCACGAGCGATAAAAAAACCACTTACAGAACATACTAAAATTAAAAGAAATCTTATAATCAGTTGAATCACCTCCTTTATATAATAATTTATGATTATTAAAGTCTATAAGGATTGTAGTCACATCCCCCCCTTATATCTTGTGGTGGTAACCGGGCTCTTGTTCGGCTCCCTTATTATGGAAAGCAGGGGCGAAGTCTTTGTTTAAGAGAAAAAGTATCCATGAAGGACTGCAGACAAAAGTACTTCTGCCGCAGTGGCAAACAATCAATTCATAGGAAATATAGCGTTGATGTTCTGTTCTATTTGAGTCTCTTCATCACAAGTTGCAACCGACATTTCTTTTATCAATAGATTCTTTGCGGTATCCATCATCTTTCTCTCACCAAAGGATAAGTCTTTACTATGCTTTAATATAAAAAGATCCCTCAGTACCCTGGCAATCTCAAAAACCGATCCTGTCTTTATTTTTGCAAGATATTCCTTGTATCTTTTATTCCAAGTCTGTTTGTCTAATATTATATCCCTGTCTTTAAGAATCTCATAAACCCTGGGGATTTCCTTTTCTGAAATAACTTCTCTCAATCCAACAGATTCTGCACCGTCTGTGGGAATCATGATCGTCATACTGTTTCCCAGTATCTTCATAATATAAAAAAGCTGATTATTCCCCATGATTTCTTTCTTTTCTATAGCTTTTATCACCCCCACACCTTGTGCCGGGTAAACCGCCAAATCTCCTACTCTAAACATACCACTACTCCCTACTGCTTTTTATTTACTGAATTTTAAGTTTTAGCACACTTTGGAATTTCAGTCAAGAAATGATACGGAAGCTGGATATTCGACATAAGCCCAAGCGCAAACAGCAAGTCGCGCTATAAGGTGCGCCATGAGGCCACAGACCCTGCATAGAGCGTTTTTCTCGCCAGGATAAGGGAGTAATAGCTTGAATAAAATTAAGGAGGCTGAGAGTG
This window contains:
- the ispF gene encoding 2-C-methyl-D-erythritol 2,4-cyclodiphosphate synthase, producing the protein MRVGFGYDSHRFVEGRNLVLGGTEIPHEEGLLGHSDADVLLHAICDAILGSIAEGDIGRHFPDKDPAYKGVSSLKLLMEVQNIADKKGFYVNNIDSTVVLEKPKLREYIHEMTVNIATVLNIPVNMVNIKATTNEGMGFIGRGEGVAAFAVALVKEKKG
- the ispD gene encoding 2-C-methyl-D-erythritol 4-phosphate cytidylyltransferase, coding for MKTVAIIPAGGLGRRMGHDLSKQYLVLDDVPVLVHTLSKFERASIIDDVILVVPEDYVEYSKREIVEKYDLSKVGSVLAGGKERQDSVKRGLDTVDDNTDIVVIHDGVRPFVSEELISVSVTAALEHSAVALGVPVTDTVKSVDGDGFIERTVDRKSLWSAQTPQTFRREIIKKAYEKAYDDNFYGTDDASLVERIGINVRMIMGSYDNIKITTPEDLVVGEEIIKRVQS
- a CDS encoding TRAM domain-containing protein encodes the protein MIRKVSIRSIAGGVVGTIIGLSIASLIAYSLRFWANQEQEIVTWIYVALTCILGYLGLVIGSKKSEEISFTVFGSFKKGLKSSNDYRILDTSVIIDGRVADICDTGFIEGDLIVPQFILDELQHIADSSDSMKRSRGRRGLDVLNRMQKSVNINIEVVDQDFPKIKEVDSKLVALAKKMNGKLITNDFNLNKVAELQGIKILNVNELANALKPVVLPGEVVSVKIIKEGKEPGQGVAYLDDGTMVVVDHANKYLGENVEALVTSVLQTTAGRMIFSELKEVVPEKKVYRANSRH
- a CDS encoding CarD family transcriptional regulator, with product MFRVGDLAVYPAQGVGVIKAIEKKEIMGNNQLFYIMKILGNSMTIMIPTDGAESVGLREVISEKEIPRVYEILKDRDIILDKQTWNKRYKEYLAKIKTGSVFEIARVLRDLFILKHSKDLSFGERKMMDTAKNLLIKEMSVATCDEETQIEQNINAIFPMN